The Musa acuminata AAA Group cultivar baxijiao chromosome BXJ1-3, Cavendish_Baxijiao_AAA, whole genome shotgun sequence genome window below encodes:
- the LOC135622594 gene encoding autophagy-related protein 11-like, which translates to MSCGSAVTSTTNEGFVLGRKLLVHVAENGHSLEFECDGATPVEAIQRSIEALCGVAMADQLLLCRNTSLDAQQCLSYYKLPQDDREVFLYNKARLHADSPRPHPEAIDAPKLALPPPPSRTQDSHPLDNAPDPALKALVSYERQFRYHFQLANVVYTCAQAKLEICKRLLREQQVQGRALETARGNLEHTYRKLHQRYTEFVKCFSQQHRNHSELLGNFERDLERLRSLKLHPRLQSGNRKCLFDLVKEDDLRKWVDVCFNSHRQFELKVSQLKTNFGELKRKLDSLLSSMNSAGWGELEHAIKNHLKVLNDQKSVMQSLSKDVDTAKKLVDDSGLPLSETLRPHDAVSALGRIYDVHEKSHLPNVQNCDHVMSKLLDKCKVKKNDMNLLVHLSMQKVKSVQFGIRDMMNELHAFQEVMGHQDKEFENLKFVNGVGQAYRACLAEIVRRRSSLKLYMGLAGQMAERLATERESEIRRRELFFKTWSKYIPNDILAAMGLFDSPSQCDVNITPFDTNLLEIDVIDVDRYAPQSSIGLVSKTEKDVAENDYLATCSSSNMIKSEESSVHNGEKVEFLEGCESVDIAGTSKMEVENALLKADLASAIAMLCAIDVATRYDPVDEGTKDDMLKNVKERTAEALREKDEFANRLRYMLNVKQEECLSYVKRIKELEQRLSDKYSQGQNLVSVKDVSDSGISALKNDGYKLESFGEGESRIPYTSMMPMDELSSTSGLVDSKIEHVTGPSKPGEGGDESMTDLSGTLNMRSVDSTHNSMDASMLEQPRDESQVGPLVSEVKMMTAQMTMEKDSSGVNTEIPVKMLPCETADEPVLESKDLVQDLQNALAEKSNQCTEMENKLKATMEEVNSLKKELEISRNLLDESQMNCVHLENCLHEAREDAHTNLCAADRRASEYNALRLKAVKMHSLFERFRSCVTSGAAVSFADSFRSLALSLASSLSEDEDDFTRDFQACIKVLADRVNFLSRHRSDLSDRCSKAEVAQVNLVRELEEKNELLKSLYNKHQLEKQASKEKITFGRFEVHELAAFVLNPAGHYEAINRSCPNYYLSEESVALFKEQHSGRPAYIIGQIVHIERRIVRPPVSVRTQQGDQVEASTGETTNNRRSIAQGAALNPYNLPIGCEYFIVTIAMLPNTVHSTS; encoded by the exons ATGAGTTGCGGGTCGGCCGTCACCTCCACCACCAACGAGGGGTTCGTCCTCGGGCGGAAGCTCCTGGTCCACGTCGCCGAGAACGGGCACAGCTTGGAGTTCGAGTGCGACGGCGCCACCCCCGTCGAGGCCATCCAGCGCTCGATCGAGGCCCTCTGTGGCGTCGCCATGGCCGACCAGCTCCTCCTCTGCCGCAACACCTCGCTGGACGCGCAGCAGTGCTTGTCATACTACAAGCTTCCGCAGGACGATCGCGAGGTCTTCCTATACAACAAGGCCCGACTCCACGCTGACTCCCCACGGCCACACCCCGAAGCCATTGACGCCCCGAAACTCGCCCTCCCTCCTCCGCCTTCCCGGACCCAGGATTCGCACCCTTTGGACAATGCCCCGGACCCGGCCCTCAAGGCATTGGTCTCTTACGAGCGCCAGTTCCGATACCATTTCCAGCTCGCAAATGTTGTGTATACATGCGCTCAGGCAAAGTTGGAGATCTGCAAGAGGTTGCTGAGGGAGCAACAGGTGCAGGGGAGGGCATTGGAGACGGCTCGAGGCAATCTGGAACACACGTACAGGAAGCTACACCAGAGGTACACGGAATTCGTCAAGTGCTTTTCCCAGCAGCACAGGAACCATTCCGAACTCCTGGGTAATTTTGAGAGGGACTTGGAGAGGCTGCGGTCCTTGAAACTCCATCCGAGACTGCAGTCTGGGAACCGCAAGTGCTTGTTTGATCTCGTGAAGGAGGATGACCTGAGAAAGTGGGTTGATGTCTGCTTCAATTCCCACCGGCAGTTTGAACTTAAAGTTTCGCAGCTGAAGACAAACTTTGGCGAACTCAAGAGAAAATTGGATAGTCTACTCTCATCCATGAACTCAGCTGGTTGGGGAGAATTGGAACATGCAATTAAAAATCATCTGAAGGTTCTTAATGACCAGAAGAGTGTAATGCAGTCATTGAG TAAGGATGTCgacactgcaaagaaacttgtggaTGATTCAGGTCTCCCACTGTCTGAAACACTTCGTCCTCATGATGCAGTTTCTGCCCTTGGCCGAATATATGATGTTCATGAAAAAAGTCATCTTCCAAATGTGCAGAATTGTGATCATGTTATGTCAAAGTTACTTGATAAATGCAAGGTTAAGAAAAATGATATGAATTTGTTGGTTCATCTCAGTATGCAAAAGGTCAAATCTGTTCAGTTTGGCATCAGAGACATGATGAATGAACTTCATGCATTTCAAGAGGTAATGGGACATCAGGACAAAGagtttgaaaatttaaaatttgtcAATGGTGTGGGACAGGCATATAGAGCTTGCCTTGCTGAAATTGTAAGAAGGAGATCttctttgaagttatacatgggcctagctggacaAATGGCCGAAAGGCTTGCAACAGAGAGAGAATCGGAGATCAGAAGACGAGAGTTGTTCTTCAAAACATGGAGTAAATacattccaaatgatatattagCAGCTATGGGATTGTTTGATTCACCCAGTCAATGTGATGTCAATATAACTCCTTTTGATACAAACTTGTTGGAAATTGATGTGATTGATGTTGATCGTTATGCACCACAGTCATCGATAGGCTTGGTCTCTAAGACTGAGAAGGATGTAGCAGAAAATGATTACTTGGCCACGTGTAGCAGTAGCAATATGATTAAATCTGAAGAAAGTTCTGTTCATAATGGTGAGAAGGTGGAGTTTTTGGAGGGTTGCGAATCAGTGGATATCGCTGGAACCAGCAAAATGGAAGTTGAGAATGCACTATTAAAAGCTGACCTTGCTTCGGCGATTGCTATGCTCTGTGCAATTGATGTTGCAACTCGATATGACCCCGTAGATGAAGGCACAAAGGATGATATGTTGAAAAACGTGAAGGAGAGGACAGCTGAAGCTCTTCGTGAAAAAGATGAGTTTGCCAATCGCCTTCGCTATATGTTAAATGTGAAGCAGGAGGAATGTCTGTCTTATGTGAAACGGATTAAAGAGCTCGAGCAGAGATTATCAGATAAGTATTCCCAAGGGCAGAATCTTGTGTCTGTTAAAGATGTCTCTGATTCTGGCATTTCAGCTTTAAAGAATGATGGCTATAAGTTGGAGAGTTTTGGAGAGGGGGAAAGTCGGATACCTTACACGTCAATGATGCCTATGGATGAGTTATCTAGTACATCTGGATTGGTGGATTCCAAGATAGAGCATGTGACTGGACCAAGTAAACCAGGAGAAGGTGGAGATGAGAGTATGACTGATCTTTCGGGCACACTGAATATGCGTTCTGTTGACTCCACACATAATTCTATGGATGCGTCAATGCTAGAGCAGCCTCGGGATGAAAGTCAGGTTGGTCCTCTTGTCAGTGAAGTGAAAATGATGACAGCCCAGATGACCATGGAAAAAGATTCATCTGGTGTCAACACTGAGATTCCTGTGAAAATGTTACCTTGTGAAACTGCTGATGAGCCAGTTTTGGAGTCAAAAGACCTTGTACAAGACCTGCAAAATGCCCTTGCAGAGAAGTCAAATCAGTGCACTGAAATGGAAAACAAGCTCAAAGCCACTATGGAGGAGGTAAACTCACTTAAGAAAGAACTGGAGATCAGCCGAAATCTTCTTGATGAATCTCAG ATGAACTGTGTGCACTTGGAGAATTGCCTACATGAAGCAAGAGAAGATGCCCATACTAATCTATGTGCTGCTGATAGAAGGGCCTCGGAATATAATGccttgcgtttaaaagcagtgaAGATGCACAGTTTATTTGAACGGTTTCGCAGTTGTGTTACATCTGGTGCTGCGGTTAGTTTTGCAGACTCATTCCGATCTTTGGCTCTGTCGCTTGCCAG TTCTCTCAGTGAGGATGAAGATGACTTTACCAGGGATTTCCAAGCATGTATAAAAGTCCTTGCAGACAGGGTAAATTTTTTGTCCCGTCATCGTTCTGATCTCTCGGATCGCTGTTCCAAGGCTGAAGTTGCACAAGTAAACCTTGTGAgagagctggaagagaagaatgaGCTACTTAAAAGCTTATACAATAAACATCAGTTAGAGAAACAG GCAAGCAAGGAGAAAATCACTTTTGGTCGCTTTGAAGTTCACGAGCTCGCAGCGTTTGTTCTGAACCCTGCCGGACACTACGAAGCAATCAATCGGAGCTGTCCGAACTACTACCTCTCTGAAGAATCAGTTGCACTGTTCAAAGAACAACATTCCGGGCGACCAGCATACATAATCGGGCAGATCGTGCATATCGAGCGGCGGATTGTGCGGCCACCAGTATCCGTCAGGACTCAGCAAGGAGATCAAGTCGAAGCTTCGACCGGCGAAACTACCAACAACCGACGATCTATAGCACAAGGGGCTGCCTTGAACCCATACAATCTTCCCATCGGCTGTGAATACTTTATAGTGACAATCGCGATGCTACCTAACACCGTTCATTCTACTTCCTGA
- the LOC103973869 gene encoding uncharacterized protein LOC103973869, producing the protein MEKGKGLARRWAVEFAENSYSSSPVDVPDPMGFSRSSSDPDDASASRQKKEAEAAWKAQKAWEVAQAPVKNLLMMGFMMWMAGSTVHLFSIGITFSALWQPISALQGVGKVFEPYKDPRVDTLAPKLLFIALNLAGLVLGIWKLNTLGLLPTHASDWVSSLPPASEVEYAGGGLPVH; encoded by the exons ATGGAGAAGGGGAAGGGATTAGCCCGGAGATGGGCTGTGGAATTCGCCGAGAATTCGTATTCTTCCTCGCCAGTGGACGTTCCAGATCCAATGGGTTTCAGCCGATCTTCTTCTGATCCC GATGACGCCAGTGCCAGCCGGCAGAAGAAGGAGGCCGAAGCGGCTTGGAAGGCGCAG AAAGCTTGGGAAGTTGCTCAAGCACCTGTTAAAAACTTGTTGATGATGGGTTTTATGATGTGGATGGCTGGAAGTACAGTTCATTTGTTCAGTATCGGCATTACATTTTCAGCGCTTTGGCAGCCAATAAGCGCTCTTCAAGGTGTTGGAAAAG TTTTTGAACCCTACAAGGACCCAAGGGTAGATACCCTTGCACCCAAATTGCTTTTCATTGCTCTTAACTTGGCTGGGCTGGTCCTAGGCATCTGGAAG CTCAACACATTGGGTCTTCTCCCAACACATGCATCAGATTGGGTCTCTTCTTTACCTCCTGCATCG GAAGTGGAATACGCCGGTGGGGGCCTTCCAGTCCACTGA